One genomic segment of Candidatus Neomarinimicrobiota bacterium includes these proteins:
- a CDS encoding thiamine pyrophosphate-dependent enzyme, translated as MSRFHGFTKKELLNIYRNMVLARKLDEKMLILLRQGRSFFHIGGSGHEAAQLAAAHLLRPGEDWAYPYYRDLAFCLGLGMTAREVLLCFLSRDEDPNSGGRQMPAHYGHKDLRLVSQSSPTGTQFLQAVGCGMSMVRAGGREIVYVSAGEGTTSQGDFHEALNWSSLEKLPVIFHIEDNKYAISVHISEQTSGSSVYKMVGGYTNLARFQVDGTDFFESHVAFQKAIDRARKGKGPTVIVSDMVRLLPHSSSDDQRKYRPEEELEADKKRDPIDGFAEYCMENSVISPEEFEKTGSDVQEQVNGDSEWAETRPHPEPETATKFLFSENGSNYPAEETEPDYISDKIVMVDAINHALREEMAKNERMVVYGQDVADMKGGVFTATKGLTTEFGKERVFNSPLAESTIVGTAVGMASSGWKPVVEIQFGDYIWTAMMQIRNEVASMRYRSNNAWACPLVIRVPVGGYIHGGLCHSQSIEGFFFHLPGIRVAYPSNAADAKGLLKTACRIEDPVMFMEHKGLYRFLQAATPEPDETYVLPFGKARNVREGTDLTIVTYGMLVYKCLEAAKSLAESEGASIEIIDLRTLNPLDLDAIERSLRKTSKILIAYEDNLTNGPGAEISAIVSDRFFELLDGPVGRVAAKDYPIPFSTVLEEEILPQTADITGAARELLEY; from the coding sequence ATGTCCCGCTTTCACGGATTTACGAAGAAGGAACTTCTGAACATCTACCGGAACATGGTGCTTGCGCGAAAGCTCGATGAAAAAATGCTCATTCTACTTAGGCAGGGGAGAAGTTTCTTCCACATTGGCGGGTCCGGTCATGAGGCGGCTCAACTGGCCGCGGCCCATCTTCTGCGGCCCGGAGAAGACTGGGCCTATCCGTACTACCGGGACCTCGCATTCTGTCTCGGACTTGGGATGACCGCCCGGGAAGTGCTCCTCTGTTTTCTCTCCCGGGACGAAGATCCGAACTCGGGGGGAAGGCAGATGCCAGCCCACTACGGTCACAAGGACCTTCGCCTCGTTTCTCAATCCAGTCCGACAGGCACCCAGTTTTTGCAGGCTGTGGGGTGTGGAATGAGCATGGTTAGAGCTGGCGGCAGGGAAATCGTGTACGTGTCCGCCGGTGAAGGGACAACCAGCCAGGGAGATTTTCACGAGGCGCTGAATTGGTCCAGCCTGGAAAAACTCCCTGTCATCTTTCACATCGAGGACAATAAGTACGCCATCTCTGTTCATATCAGTGAACAGACTTCCGGATCTTCAGTTTACAAAATGGTTGGCGGATACACCAATCTCGCACGCTTTCAGGTCGATGGTACTGACTTCTTTGAGTCTCACGTTGCATTTCAAAAAGCGATTGACAGGGCCCGAAAGGGGAAGGGTCCAACCGTCATCGTATCGGATATGGTTCGACTGTTGCCTCACTCTTCTTCAGATGACCAGAGGAAATACCGGCCGGAAGAGGAGCTCGAAGCTGACAAAAAAAGGGATCCCATCGACGGCTTCGCCGAGTATTGTATGGAAAATTCAGTGATTTCGCCGGAGGAATTTGAAAAGACCGGGAGTGATGTTCAGGAACAGGTGAATGGTGATTCGGAATGGGCCGAGACCCGGCCGCATCCTGAGCCGGAAACGGCCACGAAGTTTCTTTTCAGTGAAAACGGCTCAAATTACCCTGCCGAAGAGACTGAACCTGATTACATATCTGATAAGATTGTCATGGTGGATGCCATCAATCATGCCCTTCGAGAGGAAATGGCGAAAAATGAGAGAATGGTCGTGTACGGCCAGGACGTTGCGGATATGAAGGGCGGTGTCTTCACAGCCACGAAAGGATTGACCACAGAGTTTGGGAAGGAAAGGGTCTTCAATTCACCCCTTGCAGAATCAACCATCGTGGGCACGGCGGTGGGAATGGCCTCATCCGGCTGGAAGCCTGTGGTGGAAATCCAGTTTGGCGACTATATCTGGACGGCCATGATGCAGATTCGAAACGAAGTGGCATCCATGCGTTACCGGTCGAATAACGCCTGGGCATGTCCCCTCGTGATCCGCGTTCCCGTGGGAGGGTACATTCATGGGGGACTCTGCCACAGTCAGTCCATTGAGGGATTCTTCTTTCATCTGCCAGGTATTCGCGTTGCCTATCCGTCCAACGCTGCTGATGCCAAAGGCCTGTTGAAGACGGCGTGCAGGATTGAGGACCCTGTAATGTTCATGGAGCATAAGGGCTTGTATCGATTCCTCCAGGCGGCGACACCTGAGCCGGATGAGACATATGTCCTTCCATTCGGGAAAGCAAGGAACGTGAGGGAAGGGACGGATCTTACGATAGTCACCTATGGCATGTTGGTCTATAAATGCCTTGAGGCGGCCAAATCGCTGGCGGAAAGTGAGGGTGCCTCCATCGAGATCATAGATCTGCGAACCCTGAATCCCCTGGATCTGGATGCCATTGAACGATCGCTCCGGAAGACAAGCAAGATTCTCATCGCCTACGAGGACAACCTGACGAACGGTCCGGGAGCTGAAATATCAGCCATCGTCAGCGATCGCTTTTTTGAACTTCTGGATGGGCCTGTGGGAAGAGTCGCGGCGAAGGACTATCCCATCCCGTTCAGCACCGTTCTGGAAGAGGAAATCCTGCCGCAGACAGCGGACATTACCGGAGCCGCCAGAGAACTCTTGGAGTATTAG